Proteins found in one Kineosporia sp. NBRC 101731 genomic segment:
- a CDS encoding MFS transporter produces MSSPTRTPGLPDPTITAPDRPNYAALTVLATCSFIYVTAEVLPIGLLPQISADLDVTEAQVGLLLTSYAAVAAVTTIPMTALTMRFTRNRLLAATLAVFVVAQLVAAFAPSLTILSVTRIFSAAAHGVFWAIVAPIAARLAPPGHSGRATAVVFTGSSLAMVLGAPIATVVGQATSWRVAVASVAGVGALSLICFLIVVPRLPVLPRDAAKTLGGQLRAAARQVRSRATLPGCLITLTAVVGQFAAYTYIAPLVRRDGGLDGRGLALLLLGFGVAGVLGNILAGRFIDRRPDLVMMAIFGGMAASMAVLVGTPGLVVTVIAVLFWGLSSSPMSLSLQAAVIRRAPRSPDAAASVQVVAFQIGIGSGALIGERLYGHGYLALLPLLGSIMTAVALVLAYRAKETFPRHPVAHVDATH; encoded by the coding sequence GTGTCCAGCCCGACCCGCACCCCTGGCCTGCCCGACCCGACGATCACCGCGCCGGACAGACCCAACTATGCCGCGTTGACCGTGCTGGCGACGTGCTCGTTCATCTACGTGACCGCCGAGGTCCTCCCGATCGGCCTGCTGCCCCAGATCAGCGCCGACCTGGACGTCACCGAGGCCCAGGTGGGCCTGCTGCTCACCTCGTACGCCGCGGTCGCCGCCGTCACCACGATCCCGATGACCGCCCTGACCATGCGCTTCACCCGCAACCGGCTGCTGGCGGCCACACTCGCCGTGTTCGTGGTGGCCCAGCTGGTCGCGGCGTTCGCGCCCAGCCTCACCATCCTGTCCGTGACCCGGATCTTCTCCGCCGCCGCGCACGGCGTGTTCTGGGCGATCGTCGCCCCGATCGCCGCCCGTCTGGCCCCTCCCGGCCACAGCGGCAGGGCCACCGCCGTCGTCTTCACCGGCTCGTCGCTGGCCATGGTGCTCGGCGCGCCCATCGCCACCGTGGTCGGGCAGGCCACCAGCTGGCGGGTGGCCGTGGCGAGTGTGGCCGGTGTGGGCGCGCTCAGCCTGATCTGTTTCCTGATCGTCGTGCCCCGTCTGCCCGTGCTCCCCCGTGACGCGGCCAAGACCCTGGGCGGCCAGCTCCGCGCCGCGGCCCGGCAGGTCCGCTCCCGGGCCACCCTGCCCGGCTGTCTCATCACCCTCACCGCGGTGGTCGGCCAGTTCGCCGCCTACACCTACATCGCCCCGCTGGTACGCCGTGACGGTGGCCTGGACGGGCGGGGTCTGGCCCTGCTGCTGCTCGGCTTCGGGGTGGCCGGGGTGCTCGGCAACATCCTCGCCGGGCGTTTCATCGACCGCCGCCCCGACCTGGTGATGATGGCGATCTTCGGCGGCATGGCGGCGTCGATGGCCGTTCTCGTCGGCACCCCGGGCCTGGTGGTCACCGTGATCGCCGTACTGTTCTGGGGCCTTTCCTCGTCCCCCATGTCACTGAGCCTGCAGGCCGCGGTGATCCGCCGGGCTCCTCGCAGCCCGGACGCAGCGGCCTCGGTGCAGGTGGTGGCGTTCCAGATCGGCATCGGCAGCGGTGCCCTGATCGGCGAGCGCCTCTACGGCCACGGCTATCTGGCGCTGCTGCCCCTGCTCGGCTCGATCATGACCGCGGTCGCCCTGGTGCTGGCCTACCGCGCGAAGGAGACCTTCCCGCGGCACCCGGTGGCCCACGTCGACGCGACCCACTAG
- a CDS encoding VOC family protein codes for MDRPDLSLSNIVLDTDDVQMLSEFYLRLLGWELTQDELPDWRTLGAPAGPGLSFQLESNYRPPVWPAGTDQTPMQVHLDIRVTELAPAVAFAQECGAVLHDFQPQDDVRVLSDPSGHPFCLFL; via the coding sequence GTGGATCGACCGGACCTGTCGCTGAGCAACATCGTGCTCGACACCGACGACGTGCAGATGCTGTCGGAGTTCTACCTCCGCCTCCTGGGCTGGGAACTGACGCAGGACGAGCTCCCGGACTGGCGCACGCTCGGGGCCCCGGCCGGGCCGGGCCTGTCGTTCCAGCTGGAGAGCAACTACCGGCCGCCGGTCTGGCCGGCCGGCACCGACCAGACCCCGATGCAGGTCCACCTCGACATCCGGGTCACGGAACTGGCACCGGCCGTGGCCTTCGCCCAGGAGTGCGGCGCCGTGCTGCACGACTTTCAGCCCCAGGACGACGTCCGCGTCCTCAGTGACCCCTCGGGCCATCCGTTCTGCCTGTTCCTCTGA
- a CDS encoding sugar transferase, with protein sequence MTVPSGTPPKGLPRHADIDARAVLTRYRRNAILADALCAGAAALLAIMLRFDREAPGLWAWIPIVLPVIWIGIAGLDRVYERRFLGAGTEEFQRVLRSGVVLFAMIAVTSYLSRTNVSRSVVVFAVPVTVVGALAARKLLRVRLHHARAAGIGLERTIVLGDAEGARELVHLLRHNSHRGMVPVGICLASSPVTPSDMDGVPVMGGPEDVIEAVEATQAHVVAVVSHPDLWGHPLRELAWALEDLDVELIVSPGIVEVAGPRLSIRPLAGLSLLHLEQPTATGGDLLLKAAFDRMLGTAILLTLSPLLIGLAIAVRVTSPGPALFRQTRVGVGGREFSIYKFRSMVTDAEHRLIDLTTHDEGNGVLFKMRTDPRVTPLGAFLRRYSLDELPQLINVAKGDMSLVGPRPPLPREVAGYSGDAVRRLRVRPGMTGLWQVSGRSDLSWEQSLLLDLRYVDNWSMTLDLSILWRTVRAVVKGDGAY encoded by the coding sequence GTGACGGTCCCCTCCGGCACCCCACCGAAGGGGCTCCCCCGCCACGCGGACATCGACGCCCGGGCCGTACTCACCCGGTACCGCCGCAACGCCATCCTCGCCGACGCGCTGTGCGCCGGCGCCGCTGCGCTGCTGGCGATCATGCTGCGTTTCGACCGGGAGGCGCCGGGCCTCTGGGCCTGGATCCCGATCGTGCTACCGGTGATCTGGATCGGCATCGCCGGCCTGGACCGGGTCTACGAGCGCCGGTTCCTCGGGGCCGGCACCGAGGAGTTCCAGCGGGTGCTGCGCTCGGGCGTGGTGCTGTTCGCGATGATCGCCGTCACCTCGTACCTCTCCCGCACGAACGTGTCCCGCTCGGTGGTGGTGTTCGCCGTCCCCGTCACCGTCGTCGGTGCCCTGGCCGCCCGCAAGCTCCTGCGGGTGCGCCTGCACCACGCCCGGGCCGCGGGCATCGGGCTGGAGCGCACGATCGTGCTGGGAGACGCCGAGGGCGCCCGCGAGCTGGTGCACCTGCTGCGCCACAACAGCCATCGCGGCATGGTGCCCGTCGGCATCTGCCTGGCCTCCAGCCCGGTCACCCCCAGCGACATGGACGGCGTGCCGGTGATGGGTGGCCCCGAGGATGTGATCGAGGCCGTCGAGGCCACGCAGGCCCACGTGGTGGCCGTGGTGTCGCACCCCGATCTGTGGGGCCATCCGCTGCGGGAGCTGGCCTGGGCCCTGGAAGACCTGGACGTCGAGCTGATCGTCTCTCCCGGCATCGTGGAGGTGGCCGGGCCCCGCCTGTCCATCCGGCCGCTGGCGGGCCTGTCGCTGCTGCACCTGGAACAGCCCACGGCCACCGGCGGCGATCTGTTGCTCAAGGCCGCCTTCGACCGGATGCTCGGTACCGCGATCCTGCTGACCCTGTCACCGCTGCTCATCGGCCTGGCGATCGCGGTGCGGGTCACCAGCCCGGGTCCGGCCCTGTTCCGGCAGACCCGGGTCGGGGTGGGCGGCCGGGAGTTCTCGATCTACAAGTTCCGCTCGATGGTCACCGACGCCGAACACCGCCTCATCGACCTGACCACGCACGACGAGGGCAACGGGGTGCTGTTCAAGATGCGCACCGACCCCCGGGTGACACCGCTGGGGGCGTTCCTTCGCCGCTACTCCCTGGACGAGCTGCCCCAGCTGATCAACGTGGCCAAGGGCGACATGAGCCTGGTCGGCCCGCGCCCGCCCTTACCCCGTGAGGTGGCCGGGTACTCCGGCGACGCGGTGCGCCGGCTGCGCGTGCGCCCGGGTATGACCGGCCTCTGGCAGGTGTCCGGCCGTTCCGACCTCAGCTGGGAACAATCGCTGCTGCTCGACCTGCGGTACGTGGACAACTGGTCGATGACGCTGGACCTGAGCATCCTCTGGCGCACGGTGCGGGCCGTGGTGAAGGGCGACGGGGCCTACTGA
- a CDS encoding bifunctional diguanylate cyclase/phosphodiesterase has protein sequence MDPSPERAKTIPAGTTNGIPRHLVRIRAGANGSRPLPNSPLPNSPLLNSKGNGEARMSQESIPTVTTDGHPTPPDEAAIDTALFAWEWARLLSSTGYVTADRTVVVAELRRWTIRLIDMLGRTPFDPSPGTEIGQALVALGFGSPIALGRTNALVMRKFLVPADDDRQERVAEVISFISQGFVRAVRDRTLEEQDAIRSSALLALERARADQRQAELLDPVTGLLNRKGFVAALTDRLATSPPGVLGACLLSLDGFEPLDRGFGTEVGDQLLRTVAERLSARFGGEDDLIGRIGRDEFIVAAIGAKSPTAGQENVLQRVAAAQLAVRAPISLGDRAMVLSPSVGVVSRLTGSADPETVLRDAGLAGSWARERGTGSIALFEVERATKQVAGLALAAELPGAIGSGRLLAHYQPIVGLRSGRVEMVEALARWEHERHGLLEPHAFIPLAQRAGLIEELGRSVLERACRQGLAWNHLLPRGPIVSVNLDPQQLTDPATVRDVVTILERTGLPADLLQLEITEDAALGDPATRRVIRDLAHIGVSLALDDFGTGQAHLARLPDLPALGVHTLKLAGEFLSTQATQDTQDTARSEPAPTRLTDRWFGTGRHQPPTHSSARRDVLAATIALAHRLGLSVTVEGVKTEQDEALIISMGADHAQGTYYSAPLPVPEAGDYLIRGR, from the coding sequence GTGGACCCCAGCCCCGAACGGGCCAAGACGATCCCGGCCGGCACGACGAACGGCATACCCAGACACCTGGTGCGTATCCGCGCCGGCGCCAACGGCTCCCGTCCACTCCCGAACAGTCCGCTTCCGAACAGTCCACTCCTGAACAGCAAAGGCAATGGCGAGGCCCGGATGAGCCAGGAGAGCATTCCCACGGTCACGACCGACGGTCACCCGACGCCCCCGGACGAGGCAGCCATCGACACCGCCCTGTTCGCCTGGGAATGGGCACGGCTGCTGTCTTCCACCGGCTACGTCACCGCCGACCGCACCGTGGTGGTGGCCGAACTGCGCCGGTGGACCATCCGGCTGATCGACATGCTGGGGCGCACCCCGTTCGATCCCTCCCCCGGCACCGAGATCGGCCAGGCGCTCGTGGCTCTGGGTTTCGGCTCCCCCATCGCCCTGGGCCGCACCAACGCGCTGGTGATGCGCAAGTTCCTGGTCCCGGCCGACGACGACCGGCAGGAGCGGGTGGCCGAGGTGATCTCGTTCATCAGCCAGGGCTTCGTGCGGGCGGTGCGCGACCGCACGCTCGAGGAGCAGGACGCCATCCGCAGTTCCGCGCTGCTGGCGCTGGAACGGGCGCGGGCCGACCAGCGCCAGGCCGAGCTGCTCGACCCGGTGACCGGCCTGCTCAACCGTAAGGGCTTCGTCGCCGCGCTCACCGACCGGCTGGCCACCTCACCCCCGGGCGTGCTCGGCGCCTGTCTGCTCTCGCTGGACGGGTTCGAGCCCCTCGACCGGGGTTTCGGCACCGAGGTGGGCGATCAGCTGCTGCGCACCGTCGCCGAGCGGCTGTCGGCCCGTTTCGGTGGTGAGGACGACCTGATCGGCCGGATCGGGCGTGACGAGTTCATCGTGGCGGCGATCGGTGCGAAATCGCCGACCGCGGGCCAGGAGAACGTCCTCCAGCGGGTGGCAGCCGCCCAGCTCGCGGTGCGCGCGCCGATCAGCCTCGGCGACCGGGCCATGGTGCTGTCACCGTCGGTCGGGGTCGTCTCCCGGCTCACCGGCTCCGCCGATCCGGAGACCGTGCTCCGCGACGCCGGTCTGGCCGGTTCCTGGGCCCGCGAGCGCGGCACCGGCTCGATCGCCCTGTTCGAGGTCGAGCGCGCCACCAAGCAGGTCGCCGGGCTCGCCCTGGCCGCGGAACTGCCCGGCGCCATCGGATCGGGACGGCTGCTGGCGCACTACCAGCCGATCGTCGGGCTGCGCTCGGGCCGGGTCGAGATGGTGGAGGCTCTGGCCCGGTGGGAGCACGAGCGTCACGGGCTGCTGGAGCCGCACGCGTTCATCCCGCTCGCCCAGCGCGCCGGGCTGATCGAGGAACTGGGGCGCAGCGTGCTGGAGCGGGCCTGCCGTCAGGGGCTGGCCTGGAACCATCTGCTGCCGCGGGGGCCGATCGTCTCGGTCAACCTCGACCCGCAACAGCTGACCGATCCGGCGACCGTGCGCGACGTGGTCACGATCCTCGAGCGCACCGGTCTCCCGGCCGATCTGCTGCAGCTGGAGATCACCGAGGACGCCGCTCTCGGCGACCCGGCCACCCGCCGCGTGATCCGCGACCTCGCCCACATCGGCGTGAGCCTGGCGCTCGACGACTTCGGCACCGGCCAGGCCCATCTCGCGCGGCTGCCCGACCTGCCCGCTCTCGGGGTGCACACGCTCAAGCTGGCCGGCGAGTTCCTCTCCACGCAGGCCACGCAGGACACGCAGGACACCGCCCGCTCCGAGCCGGCGCCGACACGTCTCACCGACCGCTGGTTCGGCACCGGCCGTCACCAGCCGCCGACCCACAGCTCGGCCCGGCGCGACGTGCTCGCCGCGACCATCGCGCTGGCCCACCGGCTGGGCCTGTCGGTCACGGTCGAGGGAGTGAAGACCGAGCAGGACGAGGCGCTGATCATCTCGATGGGCGCCGACCACGCCCAGGGCACCTACTACAGCGCCCCACTACCGGTTCCCGAGGCCGGCGACTACCTCATCCGCGGGCGATGA
- a CDS encoding ROK family transcriptional regulator, translating into MIGTRASELLRVVHENPDITRADAARTVGIGTGAATELVARLTAAELISERPAGPAGRGRPTTVLQPHPRGPLVLAVAFAHETWRAEVVQLGGQVVACDGDEQMAGAYGDGERILHEVQGRLTKLRRRFRGRIRGMGVSVPGLVAMDRLIEASTLGWSGLDLNVLWPKAPVMAVGNDATFAASAESRRGAAVGAAVALHIRVDAGLGGALVESGRVLTGAVGLGGEFGHVPFAGDDVECPCGARGCWGASLDGFALARLLGQPVPADPVSYARRVVASGGRTERQAVELVAGRLGRGIAGLVNAVDPELVTVGGLGVDYLNAASRALDDAYLAGLMAFRRADPPPVLAAQLLEGGPVAGAAEEAWTRLWPLLPT; encoded by the coding sequence GTGATCGGGACCAGGGCGTCCGAACTACTTCGGGTGGTGCACGAGAACCCGGACATCACCCGGGCTGACGCCGCCCGTACGGTCGGTATCGGCACCGGGGCGGCGACCGAGCTGGTGGCGCGTCTCACAGCCGCCGAGCTGATCAGCGAGCGCCCGGCCGGGCCGGCCGGGCGGGGGCGGCCCACCACCGTGCTGCAGCCGCACCCGCGCGGTCCGCTGGTACTGGCCGTGGCGTTCGCCCACGAGACCTGGCGGGCCGAGGTGGTGCAGCTCGGCGGTCAGGTGGTGGCCTGTGACGGGGACGAGCAGATGGCCGGCGCCTACGGGGACGGCGAGCGCATCCTGCACGAGGTACAGGGGCGTCTGACGAAGCTGCGGCGGCGTTTTCGCGGCCGGATCCGGGGTATGGGCGTCTCGGTGCCCGGGCTGGTGGCGATGGACCGGTTGATCGAGGCGAGCACGCTGGGCTGGTCGGGCCTGGACCTGAACGTGTTGTGGCCCAAGGCCCCGGTGATGGCGGTGGGCAACGACGCCACGTTCGCGGCCTCCGCGGAGTCGCGGCGGGGTGCCGCGGTCGGGGCCGCGGTGGCCCTGCACATCCGGGTGGACGCAGGTCTCGGCGGCGCGCTGGTGGAGTCGGGCCGGGTGCTCACCGGTGCGGTGGGGCTGGGTGGGGAGTTCGGCCACGTGCCCTTCGCCGGGGACGACGTGGAGTGTCCCTGCGGGGCGCGGGGTTGCTGGGGGGCCAGCCTGGACGGTTTCGCCCTGGCCCGGTTGCTCGGTCAGCCGGTGCCGGCCGATCCGGTGTCCTACGCCCGGCGCGTGGTGGCCTCCGGCGGCCGGACCGAGCGGCAGGCCGTGGAACTGGTCGCCGGTCGGCTCGGCCGCGGGATCGCCGGTCTGGTCAACGCGGTGGACCCGGAACTGGTGACCGTCGGCGGGCTGGGCGTGGACTACCTGAACGCGGCCTCGCGCGCGCTGGACGACGCCTACCTGGCCGGTCTGATGGCCTTCCGCCGCGCCGACCCGCCACCGGTGCTCGCCGCGCAGTTGCTGGAGGGCGGTCCGGTGGCCGGGGCGGCCGAGGAGGCCTGGACGCGGTTGTGGCCGTTGCTGCCGACCTGA
- a CDS encoding threo-3-hydroxy-L-aspartate ammonia-lyase, with translation MQLMSVSYSDVEAAAERIAPVVHRTPVMTSRRIDEQAGAQIFLKCENLQRAGAFKIRGAYNALARLDEGQRRAGVVAYSSGNHSQAVALAASILGMSATIVMPHDSPASKLAATQGYGAQVVHYDRYTQDRVAIADALARERGLTVVPPFDDPYVIAGQGTVAKELMEDVDGLDAVFAPLGGGGLLAGTALAVRALAPAARVYGVEPEAGDDGAQSFRSGEIVTIAAPRTIADGAQTTALGAHTFPIIRSLVTGVLTATDAELIDSMRLLAGSAKLVVEPTGALGLAAALRLAQGELAGRRIGVVLSGGNVDLDRYASLIARG, from the coding sequence ATGCAGCTCATGTCCGTTTCGTACTCCGATGTCGAAGCCGCGGCCGAGCGTATCGCCCCAGTGGTGCACCGCACACCCGTGATGACCAGCCGCCGCATCGATGAGCAGGCCGGTGCCCAGATCTTCCTGAAGTGCGAGAACCTCCAGAGAGCCGGTGCTTTCAAGATCCGCGGGGCCTACAACGCGCTGGCCCGGCTGGATGAGGGGCAGCGGCGGGCCGGGGTCGTCGCGTACTCCTCGGGAAATCACTCCCAGGCCGTGGCCCTGGCCGCGAGCATCCTGGGGATGTCGGCGACGATCGTCATGCCCCACGACTCCCCGGCATCGAAACTGGCTGCCACACAAGGCTATGGCGCTCAGGTTGTGCACTACGACCGCTACACGCAGGACCGGGTGGCGATCGCGGACGCGCTGGCCCGCGAGAGGGGCCTCACCGTCGTGCCGCCGTTCGACGATCCGTACGTGATCGCGGGGCAGGGCACGGTCGCCAAGGAACTGATGGAGGACGTCGACGGTCTCGACGCGGTGTTCGCCCCTCTCGGGGGTGGTGGGTTGCTGGCCGGAACCGCGCTCGCCGTGCGCGCACTCGCGCCCGCCGCCCGGGTGTACGGGGTCGAGCCGGAAGCCGGTGACGACGGCGCGCAGTCGTTCCGCTCGGGGGAGATCGTCACCATCGCGGCCCCGCGGACGATCGCGGACGGTGCGCAGACCACGGCGCTGGGCGCGCACACCTTCCCGATCATCCGCAGCCTCGTGACCGGCGTCCTCACTGCCACCGATGCCGAACTGATCGACAGCATGCGGCTTCTTGCCGGTTCGGCGAAACTCGTCGTGGAGCCGACCGGCGCCCTGGGCCTGGCCGCCGCACTGCGCCTGGCCCAGGGTGAGCTGGCCGGCCGCCGGATCGGGGTGGTGCTCAGCGGCGGGAACGTCGACCTGGACCGCTACGCGTCGCTCATCGCCCGCGGATGA